From Myxococcota bacterium, a single genomic window includes:
- a CDS encoding LLM class flavin-dependent oxidoreductase, whose product MSELALRNGIFLAPFHPVDEDPTLALRRDLELVEFLDRVGYDEAWIGEHHSAGYEIIASPELFIAAAAERTQRIRLGTGVISLPYHNPLMVADRMIQLDHMTRGRAMFGVGPGLLPSDAHMLGIPVAKQRDRMIESLEVILRLLAGETVTAKTDWFELRDARCQLRPFTRPRPHVAVASTVTPSGGRAAGRYGLGMLCVASTQPDGFDALGVNWKVACDFAAERGAEMNRADLRLVAPIHLAATREQARKNVQFGLEKWAAYFNRISPAGFGNPTPSGDLVDGLIESGRAVIGTPDDAVELVERLEKKTGGFGAFLQLAHNWADFENTKKSYELFARYVTPRLALGANRAREASLAFAGDGAPKFMGDAMAAAQAFIQRHAEEESRKSR is encoded by the coding sequence GTGGGCTACGACGAGGCCTGGATCGGCGAGCACCACTCGGCGGGCTACGAGATCATCGCCTCGCCCGAGCTGTTCATCGCGGCCGCGGCCGAGCGCACGCAGCGCATCAGGCTCGGCACGGGCGTGATCTCGCTGCCGTACCACAACCCGCTCATGGTCGCGGACCGCATGATCCAGCTCGACCACATGACCCGCGGACGCGCCATGTTCGGGGTCGGACCGGGACTCCTGCCCTCCGACGCGCACATGCTGGGCATCCCGGTCGCGAAGCAGCGCGACCGCATGATCGAGTCACTCGAGGTGATTTTGCGCCTCCTGGCCGGCGAGACCGTGACTGCCAAGACCGACTGGTTCGAGCTGCGCGACGCGCGCTGCCAGCTGCGCCCGTTCACGCGCCCGCGCCCGCACGTCGCGGTGGCGAGCACGGTGACTCCTTCGGGCGGCCGCGCGGCCGGGCGCTACGGCCTGGGCATGCTGTGCGTGGCCTCGACCCAGCCCGACGGCTTCGACGCCCTGGGCGTGAACTGGAAGGTGGCGTGTGACTTCGCAGCCGAGCGCGGCGCGGAGATGAACCGCGCCGACCTGCGCCTGGTGGCGCCGATCCACCTGGCCGCCACGCGCGAGCAGGCGCGCAAGAACGTGCAGTTCGGGCTCGAGAAGTGGGCCGCCTACTTCAACCGCATCAGCCCCGCGGGCTTCGGCAATCCGACGCCGAGCGGCGACCTGGTCGACGGCCTGATCGAGAGCGGCCGCGCCGTGATCGGCACGCCCGACGACGCCGTGGAGCTGGTCGAGAGACTCGAGAAGAAGACCGGCGGCTTCGGCGCGTTCCTGCAGCTCGCGCACAACTGGGCGGACTTCGAGAACACCAAGAAGTCGTACGAGCTGTTCGCGCGCTACGTGACTCCGCGGCTCGCCCTGGGCGCGAACCGCGCGCGCGAGGCCTCGCTCGCCTTCGCCGGCGACGGCGCACCCAAGTTCATGGGCGACGCCATGGCGGCAGCGCAGGCGTTCATCCAGCGCCACGCCGAGGAGGAGAGCCGGAAGTCCCGCTAG